From Betaproteobacteria bacterium:
CAAGGCGCGCGGCAAGGGGATTGCCGTGTTTCGCATCGATCCGGATAGCGGCGCATGGCAGCGGGTGGAGGATTACGACGCCATCCCCAATCCCCATTTCCTCGCGCTCGACCGCAGCCAGCGCTTTCTTTACTCTGCGCACGGCGACAGCTCCGAGACCGCTGCGTATGCGCGCGATCCCGGGACGGGCAAGCTGCAGTTGCTCAACAGTCAGCAAACCGGCGGCGACAATTCCTCCACCGTCACGACCGACGCATCCGACCGCTTCGTGGTCCTTGCCAACGGCCCGGGCGTCGCAGTCTTGCCGATCCAGGCCGACGGCTCGCTCGGCACCCGCTGCGAACTGGTGATACCGCCTGGGGAGCCGGGTCCGTGGCGCAGGGAACAGCATGGACCGCATCCGCACCAGGCGATCTTCGACCCGACCGGGCGCTTCGTGGTGGTGCCCGACAAGGGCCTGGACAAGATTCATGTGTACCGCTTCGATGCGGTGCACGGCAAGCTCGCCTGCTGCGAGCCGCCGTTCGTGAAGGCGCGCTACGGCGCGATCCCGCGGCACATCGCTTTTCATCCGCATGCGCCCTATGCCTACGTCGTGAACGAGATGGATTCGACCGTGAACACGTATCGATGGGACAACAAGCGCGGCGTGCTCGAGCCCTTCCAGCGCATCGCGACGACACCCGACAGCTACGTCGGCGACAACACCGGCGCCGAGATCGCGATCCTGCCCTCGGGGCGTTTTCTCTACGCCTCCAATCGTGGCCACGACAGCATCGTCATCTACGCGGTCGATCCGCAAAGCAGCAGGCTTGCCCATGTCGGCTGGGAATCGGTGCAAGGCCGCAAGCCGCGCTTCTTCGGCCTGGATCCGGATGCAACGCATCTGTACGCCTGCAACGAGAACAGCCACACGATCGTGGAATTCCGCATCGACTCCGAAACAGGCGCGTTGACTGCGACCGGGCAGGTGATCGAGACCGGCAGCCCATCTTGCATCGTGTTCGCGAAGTAGGGTAGTCGATGCGCGTGAGTTCGGTCGTGGTGGAAACGAGTCTCCGTCGGCGGGTGGAGCCCATTCTTGCGTGGGGAATTTCTCTTCGCTCCACTGCTGATGCGACTGCGCCCGCGCGCTCACGCAGCGTAATGCAGCACCGCAAAAACATGGAAGCCGGTACCCGCAACGACGAAACCATGCCAGATGGCGTGCGCGTAACGCAAGCGCGAGTCCAGCACGAAGAACACGACGCCCGCGGTGTAGGCGATGCCTCCGGCAACGAGCAATTGCACGCCGGGTAACGGTACCCGTTCGAACAGCGGTATTGCGGCGATGAGAACAAGCCAGCCCATGACGAGATAGAGTCCCGTGGAGATCCACGGGTGCGCGAGGCGGTTGCATGCCTTCAGCGTGACGCCGAAGGCGGCGAGCGCCCAGACCAGCCCGAACAGCGTCCAACCCCAGGCACCGCTGAGCACACCGAGCGTGAACGGCGTATAGCTGCCGGCAATGAATACGTAGATCGCACCGTGATCGAGCTTCATGAGGACGCGCTTGGCGCGGCCCGCCGGCAACGAGTGATACAGCGTTGAGATGAGATACAGCAAGATCATGGTTGCCGCAAACACGCTGGCGCCTGTCACGCTGGCGGCGCCGAAACGGCTGGCCGCCACGATCAAGAACGGCGTCACCGCGATCGCTGCGAGCAGTGCCATGCCATGACTGAGGCTATTGGCGATTTCTTCGCGGAAGTCTTGCGGACGATCGATCACGCGGCCATTTTCTCATGCCGGCGAGCGCTACTGCAGGATTCATCGTGTTTGCGAGCCAGGGCGCCGGCCCAGCCTATCTGTTGACGCGTATCCCGGCCTTGTCGATCACCACGGCGAGATGCGTGCTTTCCGCTTTGATGGCGGCCGCGAACGCTTCCGGCGTCGTGCCGACGGTCTCGACCCCGGAGTTGAAGAACCGCTCCCTGGTCTCCGGGGTGTTGAGCACGCGCACGGTTTCCTGGTGCAGGCGCGCGACGAGCGCACGCGGCGTCTTGGCCGGCGCCCAGAAGCCGTAGATCGCCTCCGAGGAGTAGCCGGGAACACCGAGGCTGGCTATGGTCGGAATTCCGGGCGCGAGGGCGGATGGTTGCGCGCTGGTCACGCCGAGCGCCTTCAGCCGTCCGGATTTCACGTGGCCAGTCACCGAGCCGGTGGTGGCGAACATGACCTTCACCTGGCCGGCCAGCACGTCGTTCAGCGCCGGGCCGCCGCCCTTGTAGCCGATGCGCGTGAGGTTCACCCCGGCCATCGCCTTGAAGACCTCGGCTGCCAGGTGATTCGATGCGCCGACCGGCCCGGAGGCATAGTTGATCTCGCCTGGCGCGGCCTTGGCCTTGGCGACGAGCTCCTTGACGCTGTTGACGCCGAGCGAGCCGTGCACCACCAGGATGTTGGGCGAGCGCGTCGTGAGCGATATCGGCGCGAGGTCGGTCCAGTGATCGTACAGCACGCTGTCGAGCAGCGGCGAAATCCAGACCGTGTTGTTGTGCACGAGCAAGGTGTAGCCGTCGGGCGTTCCCTTCGCCACCGTCTGCGGCGCGACGTTGGTGCCGCCGCGATTGTCCACCACGATCTGCTGGTTCAGCCGTTCGGCGAGCCCGTGGGCGAGCAGGCGGGCGGTGAAGTCGATGCCGCCACCGACGGCCGCCGTGACGAAGCGGATGGGGCGGCTGGGATACGCCTGTTGTTGCGCGCTCGCTTCCACCGCGCACGCCAGCAGACACGCGAGACAGAGGCCGCACGCACGTTGGGCTTTCATGCTCTTCTCCGACTCCTGATCGTTGGTGTTCCGCAGCGGCGACTCGATCGCACCGAACGTCCGATCGTCCGGACTCGATCGCACCGAACGTCCGATCGTCCGCTGTGCTCCGGAATCGCGGTATTCTAACCTCCTCACGTTGCGGAACCGCCGATGTATTTCGACCTGCGCCTGTGGGCTATGACTGTGGGTCTGCGCACGCGCATGGCGCTCGGCGTGCTGCTGGGGCTCGCGTCTCTGTGCGTCGGCATCGCGCGCTTCGTGTTTCTCGGGCGCTTGCTCGTGCTCGTGCTGCAAAGCGCGCCCCTGGACGAGCTCCGCGCGCCCGCGCTGGGTGTCATGGCCGCTATCGTGCTGCGCGCGCTGCTCGAGCGTGCGCGTCTCGCACTGGCGCATCGCACCGCCGCGCACGTGCAGGCGCGCTTGCGCGAGCGCTTGTTCGAGCGCGTGCTCGCGCTCGGTCCCGGCTGGTTCGCCGGCAACCGCACCGGCGGCGTCATGCTCTCGATCGTCGACGGCGTGGAGCAATTGCAGACGTTCTTCGGGCAGTACCTGCCGCAGGTCATGATTTCGGCCTGCGCGCCGATTGCCATCTTCGCGGTCATCGCGTGGTGGGATCTGCCGGTCGCCGCCGTGATGCTGGTGGCCGCGGCCAGCGCGCTGGTATTGCCGGGTCTCTTGCATCGCCAGAACCGGGCGGCGGCGATCGCGCGCTCACGCGCGTTCAAGGCCTTCGGCGAGGAGTTCCTGGACGCGATGCAAGGCTTGCCGACGCTGAAGGCATTCGGTCAGAGCAAGACCTACGGCCGCATGCTCGCCGACAAGGCGCGCACGCTCTCGAACGACACGATGTGGGTGCTCGGGTTGAGCGTGATGACGCGCGGTATCACCGATATCGCCATTGCGGTCGGTGCGGCGGCCGGGCTCGCGCTCGGCGTGTATCGCGTCTCGAATGGATTGATGGGCCTGGAGGCGCTGCTGATCGTGCTGATGGCGGGCACCGAGATCTTCCGGCCGCTGCGCGACCTGCGCGCCGTGTTGCATCAAGGCATGGTCGGCCAGTCGGCGGCCGAGGCCGTTCTGGATCTCCTCGGCGCCAAGAGCGACGCGCCCGTCGCGGGACCGGAGCGATTCGAGCTCGCTCGAGCCCACGCGTCGATCGAGCTCGACCATGTCGGCTTCGCTTATCCGGGGCGTGCGCGGCCTGCGCTCGACGGCATTTCGTTCTCGGTGACAGCGGGCGAGCGGATCGGCATCGTCGGCCCGAGCGGGGCCGGCAAGTCGTCCATCGTGCGCTTGCTGCTGCGGCTGTACGACCCCGTCTCCGGGGTAGTGCGGATCGGCGGTCGCGATCTGCGCGAGCTCGATCCGGCCGACATCCGCCGTTACCTCGCGATCGTGCCGCAGGACGCGTATCTGTTTCACGGCAGCGTCGAGGAGAATTTGCGGCTCGGCAAGCCCGATGCGAGCATGGCTGAGATGGAAGCCGCGGCGCGTGCGGCCAATGCGCACGAGTTCGTAGCTGCGCTGCCGCAGGGCTACGGGACGCTGATCGGCGAGCGGGGCACGCGGCTTTCCGGCGGACAGCGGCAGCGGCTCGCAATCGCGCGCGCGTTGCTGCGCGATGCGCCGATCCTGGTGCTGGACGAAGCGCTGTCGTCGGTCGATGCCGAAAACGAGGCGCTCATCCAGCAGGCGCTCGAGCGTCTCATGCAAGGCCGAACGACGCTCATCCTGGCGCATCGGCTGTCGAGCGTGATCGGCTCGGATCGCATTCTCGTGCTCGAGTGCGGCCGCCTGGTGCAGAGCGGTCGCCATGCCGAGCTGATCGTGCGCGAGGGTCCATATCGTCATCTCATGGGCGCTCAGGCGGCGGAGCAGAAAGGTGAATCAATCGCCACCGCATCGGCGCACGCACGTGCGGGGGATACCGAGGAGAGTCCGGGCGAAAGGGATTCTGCGGGCGGCGAATCGCCCGCCCTTCGGGTGCGCGACCTGGATGCGGATGCGGCCGCTGTCGGCTGGAAGGAGACACTGGCATCGCTCGCGCGCGTCATCGCCCCGTGGCGCGGCCAGCTCGCGGCGACCACGCTCTCCGGGATCGGGCGCGTGGTCGCGTTCATCGCTGTGGGTGTGCTCGGCGCGCTTGCCATGGCAGCAGTGAAGTCGGGCTCGCCTGCACAACTCTGGGTGATCGCGCTGTTGATCGTCGCGCCGCTCGCGGGGCTCCTGCATTGGCTGGAATCCTGGCTCGCGCACGACATGGCGTACCGGTTGCTTGCGCAGATGCGCATCGACCTGTTCGCCCGGATCGAGGCGCTGGCGCCGGCGTATCTGCTGGAACGGCGCTCGGGCGACCTGGTGGCGCTCGCGACTCAGGACGTGGAAACGGTCGAGTACTTCTTCGCCCACACGGTCGCACCCGCGATCGTCGCGACCTTGATTCCCTGCTCGGTGCTGCTGTGGCTCGGCGTGACGGCATGGCCGCTCGCGCTGGCGCTGCTGCCGTTTCTGGCCTATGCCGGATTAACCCCGGTGCTGCGCCGGGGGCGGGTGGATGAAATGGGATCGCAGGCGCGCGCCGCGCTGGGTGCGCTCGCCGCGCATGTCACCGAAACCATCCAGGGCCTCACGGAGCTGACCGCATTCGGCGCCGCCGCTACCCGGCAAGCACAGTTCATGACGCTCGTTCGCCGCTACCAGGCGCAGCGGCTGCGGCTGCTCGACGACCTTGGCCGGCAGTCCGAGGCGCTCGAGATCGCAACCGGCCTGGGCGGCCTGGCGATTGCCGTGACCGGCGCGGCGCTGGTCGCGAACGGGATGCTCGATCCGCTGCTGCTGCCCATGCTGGTCCTGGTCGGGGTCGCAGCATTCCTGCCGGTTTCCGAGATCGCGCAGGTGAGCCGGCAGCTCGCCGACACCATTGCCTCGACCCGGCGCCTGCACGTCGTGCACAACGAGCCGGTGCGTATCGTCGACGGAAAGTCCGCGAGTCGAGTGCCCGCGAGCGTTTCGGTCGCCTTCGACGGCGTGCGCTTCACGTATCCGGGCCGGCTGCGCCCGGCGCTGTCCGAGGTGACCTTCGAAGTGGCCGCCGGTGCGACCGTGGCACTGGTCGGGGCTTCGGGTGCGGGCAAGACGACCATGGCCAACCTGCTGCTGCGTTTCTGGGATCCGGAGGCCGGCGCGGTTCGCATCGGCGGTGTGGATTTGCGCGATCTGCCGGTGGACGAATTGAGACGCCACATCGCCCTGGTCGCTCAGGACACGTACCTGTTCAATACGACACTCGAGCAGAACATTCGCATCGCCCGGCCCGACGCCGACGATGCCGATCTGGCGCGGGCGATCGAGCACGCCGCGCTGTCCGAGTTCGTGGCGGGCCTGCCGGAAGGCTTACGCACCCGCGTCGGCGAGCGCGGTGTTCAGCTCTCCGGCGGCCAACGCCAGCGCATCGCGATCGCGCGCGCGTTTCTGAAGGATGCGCCGGTGCTGATCCTGGACGAAGCGACCTCGCATCTGGACGCCATCAGCGAAGCACAAGTGCGCTCGGCGTTGGTCTCGCTCATGGTGCACCGAACGACGATCCTCATCGCGCATCGGTTGTCCACCATCCGCAGCGCCGATCGCATCCTGGTGCTGAGGGAGGGTCGCATCATCGAAAGCGGCACGCATGCGGAATTGCTTGCGCGCCGCGACTTCTATGCGCACCTGGTGGATCGGCAGATGACGAGCGTCCGGGAGCGCGTGGCCGTATAGCGCGCTGCTGTATAGCGCGCTGCCGTACTGGCGCGCTGAATGCAACAGGAGACGGCCATGCAATGCACGCACGATCCCCACGGCAGCCGGCTTCCGATCAAGCTCGACTCGGCGAGCAACGGCGAGTACGCGCCGATCCCGCTCGAAGCGGTGCATCGCGAGGCACGGCAACGCGCGTTCGCTGCCGCGGAGAAAAACGCCAGGCGTCTGGCGATCGGGCGCCGCGAATTTTTGATCTCCGCGTGCGGTGCGGCGACGGCCTTGATGGCCATGAACGAAGCCTACGCGCGGCACGGCCTGACCGGCGGCTTTTTCGAAATCCCAAAAGGGGCGGCGCTCGATCTGCATGCGGCGCGAAGCGCCGTGGACGGAAAGGAGCTCATCTTCGACGTGCAGGGCCACTTCGTGAATCCTGCGGGCGCGTGGACCAAGCGCTTGCCGCCGGGCGCCAAGCCACTGCAGATGCCCAAGACCGCAGCCTGCGGACCGATGCGCGGGTCCGGGCAGCTCGATTATTTGCAATGCATCGGTCCGGACGAGTTCGTGAAGGACGTGTTCATGGACTCGGACACCGACCTGATGGTGCTTTCGTTCGTCCCGTCGAGGCGCGAGGCGGAGCCGCTCACGATCGAGGAGGCGCATGCCACTGCGCGCATCGTCGAGCGGCTGGATGGCACCCATCGGCTCTACATCCACGGGCGGGTCAATCCGAACCAGCCGGGCGATCTGGACGGCATGGACGAGCTTGCCCAGCGCTATCGGATCGCTGCATGGAAGACCTATACCCAGTGGGGGCCGGATGGGAAGGGCTTCTTCATGGACGACGATCCGGGCATCGCGCTGATCGAGAAGGCACGCAAGCTGGGCGTGAAGAACATCGCCATCCACAAGGGGCTCGCGTTCGGACCGCGCTCGTACGAGCACTCGACCTGCGCGGACATCGGCCGCATCGCCAAGCGCTATCCCGACGTGAACTTCCTCATCTATCACTCCGGGTTCGTCTCGGGCGCCAAGGAGGGGCCGTATGACCCGCAGCGCAGCGACGGCGTTGACGGGCTGGTGACCAGCCTGGAGCAGAACGGCGTCAAGCCGGGCTCCAACGTGTATGCGGAGCTGGGATCGACCTGGCGTCTGGCGATGCGCGACCCGGATACCGCGGCGCACCTGATCGGCAAGCTGGTGCGCTGCTGCGGGCCGAAGAACATCCTCTGGGGCACCGACTCGATCTGGTACGGCTCGCCGCAGGATCAGATTCAGGCGTTCCGGACGTTCCAGATCTCGCCCCGGCTGCGCGAGCAGCACGGATACCCCGAAATCACGCCGGCGCTGCGGGCCGACATATTCGGGCTGAACG
This genomic window contains:
- a CDS encoding amidohydrolase family protein — encoded protein: MQCTHDPHGSRLPIKLDSASNGEYAPIPLEAVHREARQRAFAAAEKNARRLAIGRREFLISACGAATALMAMNEAYARHGLTGGFFEIPKGAALDLHAARSAVDGKELIFDVQGHFVNPAGAWTKRLPPGAKPLQMPKTAACGPMRGSGQLDYLQCIGPDEFVKDVFMDSDTDLMVLSFVPSRREAEPLTIEEAHATARIVERLDGTHRLYIHGRVNPNQPGDLDGMDELAQRYRIAAWKTYTQWGPDGKGFFMDDDPGIALIEKARKLGVKNIAIHKGLAFGPRSYEHSTCADIGRIAKRYPDVNFLIYHSGFVSGAKEGPYDPQRSDGVDGLVTSLEQNGVKPGSNVYAELGSTWRLAMRDPDTAAHLIGKLVRCCGPKNILWGTDSIWYGSPQDQIQAFRTFQISPRLREQHGYPEITPALRADIFGLNALKIYPVPPEVLRMHVKGDKLAAEREAYRSERPDPAFLTYGPKTRREFLNLQAWAG
- a CDS encoding ATP-binding cassette domain-containing protein; translated protein: MYFDLRLWAMTVGLRTRMALGVLLGLASLCVGIARFVFLGRLLVLVLQSAPLDELRAPALGVMAAIVLRALLERARLALAHRTAAHVQARLRERLFERVLALGPGWFAGNRTGGVMLSIVDGVEQLQTFFGQYLPQVMISACAPIAIFAVIAWWDLPVAAVMLVAAASALVLPGLLHRQNRAAAIARSRAFKAFGEEFLDAMQGLPTLKAFGQSKTYGRMLADKARTLSNDTMWVLGLSVMTRGITDIAIAVGAAAGLALGVYRVSNGLMGLEALLIVLMAGTEIFRPLRDLRAVLHQGMVGQSAAEAVLDLLGAKSDAPVAGPERFELARAHASIELDHVGFAYPGRARPALDGISFSVTAGERIGIVGPSGAGKSSIVRLLLRLYDPVSGVVRIGGRDLRELDPADIRRYLAIVPQDAYLFHGSVEENLRLGKPDASMAEMEAAARAANAHEFVAALPQGYGTLIGERGTRLSGGQRQRLAIARALLRDAPILVLDEALSSVDAENEALIQQALERLMQGRTTLILAHRLSSVIGSDRILVLECGRLVQSGRHAELIVREGPYRHLMGAQAAEQKGESIATASAHARAGDTEESPGERDSAGGESPALRVRDLDADAAAVGWKETLASLARVIAPWRGQLAATTLSGIGRVVAFIAVGVLGALAMAAVKSGSPAQLWVIALLIVAPLAGLLHWLESWLAHDMAYRLLAQMRIDLFARIEALAPAYLLERRSGDLVALATQDVETVEYFFAHTVAPAIVATLIPCSVLLWLGVTAWPLALALLPFLAYAGLTPVLRRGRVDEMGSQARAALGALAAHVTETIQGLTELTAFGAAATRQAQFMTLVRRYQAQRLRLLDDLGRQSEALEIATGLGGLAIAVTGAALVANGMLDPLLLPMLVLVGVAAFLPVSEIAQVSRQLADTIASTRRLHVVHNEPVRIVDGKSASRVPASVSVAFDGVRFTYPGRLRPALSEVTFEVAAGATVALVGASGAGKTTMANLLLRFWDPEAGAVRIGGVDLRDLPVDELRRHIALVAQDTYLFNTTLEQNIRIARPDADDADLARAIEHAALSEFVAGLPEGLRTRVGERGVQLSGGQRQRIAIARAFLKDAPVLILDEATSHLDAISEAQVRSALVSLMVHRTTILIAHRLSTIRSADRILVLREGRIIESGTHAELLARRDFYAHLVDRQMTSVRERVAV
- a CDS encoding hemolysin III family protein is translated as MALLAAIAVTPFLIVAASRFGAASVTGASVFAATMILLYLISTLYHSLPAGRAKRVLMKLDHGAIYVFIAGSYTPFTLGVLSGAWGWTLFGLVWALAAFGVTLKACNRLAHPWISTGLYLVMGWLVLIAAIPLFERVPLPGVQLLVAGGIAYTAGVVFFVLDSRLRYAHAIWHGFVVAGTGFHVFAVLHYAA
- a CDS encoding beta-propeller fold lactonase family protein, which translates into the protein MRPRFAYVGGFTTEKRKARGKGIAVFRIDPDSGAWQRVEDYDAIPNPHFLALDRSQRFLYSAHGDSSETAAYARDPGTGKLQLLNSQQTGGDNSSTVTTDASDRFVVLANGPGVAVLPIQADGSLGTRCELVIPPGEPGPWRREQHGPHPHQAIFDPTGRFVVVPDKGLDKIHVYRFDAVHGKLACCEPPFVKARYGAIPRHIAFHPHAPYAYVVNEMDSTVNTYRWDNKRGVLEPFQRIATTPDSYVGDNTGAEIAILPSGRFLYASNRGHDSIVIYAVDPQSSRLAHVGWESVQGRKPRFFGLDPDATHLYACNENSHTIVEFRIDSETGALTATGQVIETGSPSCIVFAK
- a CDS encoding tripartite tricarboxylate transporter substrate binding protein, which translates into the protein MKAQRACGLCLACLLACAVEASAQQQAYPSRPIRFVTAAVGGGIDFTARLLAHGLAERLNQQIVVDNRGGTNVAPQTVAKGTPDGYTLLVHNNTVWISPLLDSVLYDHWTDLAPISLTTRSPNILVVHGSLGVNSVKELVAKAKAAPGEINYASGPVGASNHLAAEVFKAMAGVNLTRIGYKGGGPALNDVLAGQVKVMFATTGSVTGHVKSGRLKALGVTSAQPSALAPGIPTIASLGVPGYSSEAIYGFWAPAKTPRALVARLHQETVRVLNTPETRERFFNSGVETVGTTPEAFAAAIKAESTHLAVVIDKAGIRVNR